From Salvelinus sp. IW2-2015 linkage group LG18, ASM291031v2, whole genome shotgun sequence, a single genomic window includes:
- the LOC111977631 gene encoding somatostatin receptor type 5-like, giving the protein MDSSFTSETFHNAGSIADPTTSYVDEDMYLQEDLDVFSVTMAVLYLAVCIVGLGGNTLVIVAILKLDKMASATTVYIFNLALADGLFMVGLPFIAMQNFQNHWAFGDLACKLVMVLDGINQFTSVFCLTVMSIDRYMALVDPLRFARWRTPRRAKIVSGFLWLFSLLPVLPMTIHFSARDGLCNLDPQVASDSWWLAFITYTFVLGFALPFLVMIVSYTALVVTLRTHRHQASSPGQESPRLETQVTKMVVAVVLAFAVCWLPFYAFNFCSLYHTDLVLTFARCFEFVVLLSYSWSCANPILYACLSETFGRHFLTLLCPTKRFPSVQCNPDTERYDLNDTSGMGNSAVA; this is encoded by the coding sequence ATGGACTCCTCATTCACCTCAGAGACGTTTCACAATGCGGGGTCGATAGCTGACCCCACCACCAGTTATGTGGACGAGGACATGTATCTGCAGGAGGATCTGGATGTGTTCAGTGTGACCATGGCTGTTCTCTACCTGGCTGTGTGCATCGTAGGGCTGGGCGGGAACACCCTGGTCATCGTTGCTATCTTAAAGCTGGACAAGATGGCTTCTGCCACCACGGTGTACATCTTCAACCTGGCCCTGGCCGACGGCCTCTTTATGGTGGGCCTCCCCTTCATCGCCATGCAGAATTTCCAGAACCACTGGGCATTCGGGGACCTGGCCTGCAAGCTGGTCATGGTCCTGGACGGCATCAACCAGTTCACCAGCGTCTTCTGCCTGACCGTGATGAGCATTGACCGTTACATGGCGCTGGTTGACCCGCTGCGGTTCGCCCGCTGGCGCACGCCCAGGCGGGCCAAGATAGTCAGCGGCTTCCTGTGGCTGTTCTCTCTGTTGCCTGTCCTCCCCATGACCATTCATTTCTCGGCTAGGGACGGCCTGTGTAACCTGGACCCCCAGGTGGCTTCCGACTCCTGGTGGCTGGCCTTCATCACCTACACATTTGTCCTGGGCTTTGCTCTGCCCTTCCTGGTTATGATTGTCTCCTACACCGCCTTGGTGGTCACACTGAGGACCCACCGCCACCAGGCCAGCTCCCCAGGCCAGGAGAGCCCTCGCCTGGAAACCCAAGTCACCAAGATGGTGGTGGCGGTGGTGCTGGCATTCGCCGTGTGCTGGCTGCCGTTCTATGCCTTCAACTTCTGCTCGCTGTACCATACGGACCTGGTGCTGACCTTCGCCAGGTGCTTTGAGtttgttgtgctgttgtcctATTCCTGGAGCTGTGCCAACCCCATCCTGTACGCCTGCCTCTCAGAAACCTTCGGACGCcacttcctcaccctcctctgcCCCACYAAGAGGTTTCCCAGTGTGCAATGCAACCCTGACACGGAGCGCTATGACCTCAACGATACAAGCGGGATGGGCAACAGTGCGGTGGCATAG